Proteins from a single region of Pseudodesulfovibrio portus:
- the tuf gene encoding elongation factor Tu produces MAKAKFERSKPHVNIGTIGHIDHGKTTLTAAITKLAAMAGNGEFIAFDEIDKAPEEKERGITIATAHVEYETDNRHYAHVDCPGHADYIKNMITGAAQMDGAILVCAATDGPMPQTREHILLARQVGVPAMVVFMNKCDMVDDEELLELVEMEIRELLDKYEFPGDEIPVVQGSALKALECESVDDPAAGPIFELLKACDEYIPEPERDVDMPFLMPVEDVFSISGRGTVITGRVERGVIKVGEEVAIIGIKDTIKTTCTGVEMFRKLLDQGQAGDNVGLLIRGVKREEVERGQVAAKPGSITPHTKFKAEVYVLSKDEGGRHTPFFTGYRPQFYFRTTDITGVVTLDDGVEMVMPGDNATFNVELIAPIAMEAGLRFAIREGGRTVGAGVVTEIVE; encoded by the coding sequence ATGGCCAAAGCAAAATTTGAACGTAGCAAGCCTCACGTCAACATCGGCACCATCGGTCACATTGACCATGGTAAGACCACGTTGACTGCCGCTATCACCAAGCTGGCCGCCATGGCCGGCAACGGCGAGTTCATCGCCTTTGATGAGATCGACAAGGCTCCTGAAGAGAAAGAGCGCGGCATCACCATCGCCACCGCTCACGTCGAGTACGAGACCGACAATCGCCACTACGCACACGTGGACTGCCCCGGTCACGCCGACTACATCAAGAACATGATCACTGGTGCCGCTCAGATGGACGGTGCCATCCTGGTCTGCGCAGCCACCGACGGTCCCATGCCCCAGACCCGTGAGCACATCCTGCTCGCCCGTCAGGTCGGCGTGCCCGCCATGGTCGTCTTCATGAACAAGTGCGACATGGTCGACGACGAAGAGCTGCTCGAGCTGGTCGAGATGGAAATCCGCGAGCTCCTCGACAAGTACGAATTCCCCGGCGACGAGATTCCGGTTGTTCAGGGTTCCGCCCTGAAGGCCCTGGAATGCGAGTCCGTCGACGATCCCGCAGCCGGCCCGATCTTCGAGCTGCTCAAGGCCTGCGACGAATACATCCCCGAGCCGGAGCGCGACGTCGACATGCCGTTCCTCATGCCCGTGGAAGACGTTTTCTCCATCTCCGGTCGCGGCACCGTCATCACCGGTCGTGTTGAGCGCGGCGTCATCAAGGTCGGTGAGGAAGTCGCCATCATCGGTATCAAGGACACCATCAAGACCACCTGCACCGGTGTCGAGATGTTCCGCAAGCTGCTCGACCAGGGCCAGGCCGGTGACAACGTCGGTCTCCTGATCCGCGGCGTGAAGCGTGAGGAAGTGGAACGCGGCCAGGTTGCTGCCAAGCCCGGTTCCATCACCCCGCACACCAAGTTCAAGGCCGAGGTCTACGTCCTGTCCAAGGATGAAGGCGGTCGTCACACCCCGTTCTTCACCGGTTACCGTCCCCAGTTCTACTTCCGTACGACGGACATCACCGGTGTCGTCACCCTTGACGACGGCGTCGAAATGGTCATGCCCGGCGATAACGCCACCTTCAACGTCGAACTCATCGCTCCCATCGCCATGGAAGCCGGTCTCCGCTTCGCCATCCGCGAAGGCGGCCGTACCGTCGGCGCCGGTGTTGTGACCGAGATCGTGGAGTAG
- the rpmG gene encoding 50S ribosomal protein L33: protein MRVNIQLQCTECKRKNYATQKNKKNTTGRLEVKKYCPWDKKHTVHKESK from the coding sequence ATGCGCGTCAACATTCAGCTGCAGTGCACCGAGTGCAAGCGTAAGAACTACGCAACGCAGAAGAACAAGAAGAACACTACCGGACGTCTGGAAGTGAAGAAGTATTGTCCCTGGGACAAGAAACACACCGTCCACAAAGAGTCCAAGTAG
- the nusG gene encoding transcription termination/antitermination protein NusG → MDATMEQAAPRARWYIVHTYSGFEQRVELTIREMMRTGQDKGLIEEVVMPTEKIVEMVKGERKTSTRKFYPGYIMVKMILTDDSWHLIQSIPRVTGFVGGKNRPTPMRDSEAENILNMMESRQEKPRPKFNFERGDEVRVIDGPFSGFNGVVEEVNYDKGKLKVSVSIFGRQTPVELDFVQVDKG, encoded by the coding sequence ATGGATGCCACAATGGAACAAGCCGCGCCTCGCGCCCGCTGGTACATCGTTCACACCTACTCAGGATTTGAGCAGCGTGTGGAGTTGACCATCCGCGAGATGATGCGCACCGGACAGGACAAGGGTCTCATCGAAGAGGTCGTCATGCCCACCGAAAAGATCGTCGAGATGGTCAAGGGTGAGCGCAAGACGAGCACCCGCAAGTTCTATCCCGGCTACATCATGGTCAAGATGATCCTGACGGATGATTCCTGGCATCTTATCCAGTCCATCCCGCGTGTGACCGGGTTTGTCGGCGGCAAGAACCGTCCGACCCCCATGCGCGACAGCGAGGCGGAAAACATCCTCAACATGATGGAAAGCCGCCAGGAAAAACCGCGTCCCAAGTTCAATTTCGAACGCGGAGACGAGGTGCGGGTCATCGACGGCCCGTTCAGCGGATTCAACGGTGTTGTGGAAGAAGTGAACTACGACAAGGGCAAACTCAAGGTTTCCGTCTCCATTTTCGGGCGGCAGACTCCTGTGGAGCTCGACTTTGTCCAAGTGGACAAGGGATAG
- the rplK gene encoding 50S ribosomal protein L11: protein MAKKELGKIKLQIPAGSANPSPPVGPALGQHGVNIMEFCKAFNAKTQDQKGLIIPVVITVYQDRSFDFITKTPPAAVLLKRAAKVEKGSGEPNKEKVGKVTRAQVREIAELKMVDLNANDIENAMLQIEGTARSMGLEVKG from the coding sequence ATGGCCAAGAAAGAATTAGGAAAGATCAAACTGCAGATTCCCGCAGGCAGTGCAAACCCCTCCCCGCCGGTCGGTCCGGCCCTGGGTCAGCACGGCGTGAATATCATGGAATTCTGCAAGGCGTTCAATGCCAAGACGCAGGACCAGAAGGGACTCATCATCCCTGTCGTCATCACGGTCTATCAGGACCGTTCCTTCGACTTCATCACCAAGACTCCTCCGGCCGCAGTGCTGCTCAAACGTGCAGCCAAGGTCGAGAAGGGCTCCGGTGAACCCAACAAGGAGAAGGTCGGCAAGGTTACCCGGGCTCAGGTCAGGGAGATCGCCGAATTGAAGATGGTCGATTTGAATGCCAATGACATCGAAAACGCCATGCTTCAGATTGAGGGCACCGCCCGCAGCATGGGTCTCGAAGTCAAGGGTTAA
- the secE gene encoding preprotein translocase subunit SecE yields the protein MARKKSKKVAEKQAAQAQSTGLMGKVRELLQFFEESKVEIKKVVWPTRKETVTTCIAVFVVSVVIALYLGVVDLALSKIVEVVLS from the coding sequence ATGGCCAGGAAAAAAAGCAAGAAGGTCGCTGAAAAGCAGGCCGCACAGGCTCAGTCTACAGGTCTGATGGGCAAAGTCAGGGAGCTGTTGCAGTTCTTTGAGGAGTCCAAAGTCGAGATCAAGAAAGTGGTCTGGCCCACCCGCAAGGAAACGGTCACCACGTGTATTGCCGTGTTTGTCGTTTCCGTGGTCATCGCTCTCTATCTGGGCGTGGTCGATTTGGCGCTCTCCAAGATCGTCGAGGTCGTCCTTTCCTAG